Proteins from one Desulfonema limicola genomic window:
- a CDS encoding hybrid sensor histidine kinase/response regulator yields MTHKKPRILIVDDEPNNLRLMMQVLADRYQLSFASNGAKALEIVHKIYFDMLLLDIMMPEMDGYEVCRRLKADEKTKHIPIIFVTAKDDSYDETRGLELGAIDYIKKPISPAIVNARVKNHLELKFAREKIEQQNKKLIKASELKEDMERITRHDLKTPLNGIINFPRLIRMGGNLSKKQLLYLDMIESSGLAMLNMINLSLDLFNMEKGVYKFQPAQINILEIMKKSITEIQSLPETNGIFINIMINGVPADKADSFLVKGEELLCYSMLSNLIKNACEASPKHETVTISCNYVQDKAYISIHNMGAVPENIQNNFFDKYVTSGKKSGTGLGTYSAKLIAETQGGSISFDTSEEKGTTVTICLQTQPSTSASGS; encoded by the coding sequence ATGACGCATAAAAAACCAAGAATCCTTATTGTTGATGATGAACCCAATAACCTAAGGCTTATGATGCAGGTACTGGCTGACCGTTATCAACTTTCGTTTGCTTCTAATGGAGCCAAAGCCCTGGAAATTGTCCATAAGATATATTTTGATATGCTCCTTTTGGATATCATGATGCCGGAAATGGACGGATATGAAGTATGCCGGAGATTAAAGGCAGATGAAAAAACAAAACATATTCCAATTATTTTCGTAACAGCAAAAGACGATTCATATGACGAAACCAGGGGGCTTGAACTCGGAGCAATTGATTATATAAAAAAACCCATAAGCCCGGCCATTGTCAATGCCAGGGTAAAAAATCATCTGGAACTGAAATTTGCCCGTGAAAAAATTGAGCAACAAAACAAAAAACTGATCAAAGCCTCTGAATTAAAAGAAGATATGGAACGCATTACCCGTCATGACCTGAAAACCCCTCTTAATGGTATAATCAATTTTCCCAGACTTATCAGGATGGGTGGAAATCTTTCAAAAAAACAGCTTTTATATCTTGACATGATTGAGTCATCCGGGCTTGCGATGCTGAACATGATAAACCTTTCCCTGGATCTTTTTAATATGGAAAAAGGGGTATATAAATTTCAGCCTGCACAGATAAATATCCTGGAAATTATGAAAAAAAGTATCACCGAGATACAGAGCCTGCCTGAAACAAATGGAATTTTCATAAATATTATGATAAATGGTGTTCCAGCAGACAAAGCAGATTCTTTTCTTGTTAAAGGCGAGGAGCTGCTTTGTTATTCAATGCTGTCAAACCTGATCAAAAATGCCTGTGAAGCATCACCAAAACATGAGACTGTTACTATTTCCTGCAATTATGTTCAAGATAAAGCGTATATTTCCATTCATAATATGGGGGCTGTACCTGAAAATATTCAAAATAATTTTTTTGACAAATACGTTACCTCGGGCAAAAAATCAGGCACCGGACTTGGAACCTATTCTGCAAAACTCATAGCAGAAACCCAGGGAGGGAGTATAAGTTTTGATACATCCGAAGAAAAAGGAACTACTGTAACAATATGCCTGCAAACACAGCCTTCAACCTCAGCATCCGGGAGTTAA
- a CDS encoding adenylate/guanylate cyclase domain-containing protein — MENKKYRIVVVDDEPNNLNLIQQTLQGLYLLSFANRGTKALEVIAKIAPDLILLDIMMPEMDGYEVCKRLKADDKTKNIPVVFISAMGDAGDETKGFDLGAADYITKPFSPPVVKARIRSILALKEKNEQLAQLSKRLSRYLSPQVYELIFSGQRDVLIESQRKKLTVFFSDIVNFTSTAESMEPEDLTTVLNTYLNEMAEIAIKHGGTIDKFVGDAVMVFFGDPKTKGIQEDAMACVSMAIEMVEKLKILQTQWQKSGILHPFQVRIGINTGYCTVGNFGSKSKMDYTIIGGQVNAAKRLEESAMQGQIIISHETWSYVKDNIYCIKKSPISVKGISKPVQTYQVIGYYDQLEKGSRDIAVGNFIEQANVILPEVLVRDINLGRRLEDGFDAIVVAQNDSPMGLLMSYNLNRLLNSHSCRAQFFEQPVKKVMDTSPLLMESYVPISEVAQQAMMRSSNKIYDPVIVTEKGKLIGIAPIHLLIAKLLEH, encoded by the coding sequence ATGGAGAATAAAAAATACCGGATTGTTGTTGTGGATGATGAACCTAACAATCTAAATCTAATTCAGCAGACCCTTCAAGGCCTTTATCTGCTTTCTTTTGCTAACAGGGGAACCAAGGCTTTGGAAGTTATTGCAAAAATAGCCCCTGATTTGATTCTGCTGGATATCATGATGCCTGAAATGGATGGTTATGAAGTGTGCAAACGCTTAAAAGCTGATGATAAAACAAAGAATATTCCGGTTGTATTTATTTCAGCAATGGGGGATGCAGGTGATGAAACCAAAGGGTTTGATCTGGGAGCAGCAGACTATATTACCAAACCTTTCAGCCCTCCTGTGGTTAAAGCCAGGATTCGGTCTATTCTCGCTTTAAAAGAAAAAAATGAACAACTTGCACAATTATCCAAAAGACTTTCCCGCTATCTTTCCCCCCAGGTTTACGAGCTTATTTTCTCAGGCCAGCGGGATGTCCTGATTGAATCACAGCGCAAAAAATTGACGGTTTTTTTCTCTGATATTGTCAATTTTACATCCACGGCAGAAAGCATGGAACCTGAAGATCTGACAACAGTATTAAATACCTATCTTAATGAAATGGCTGAAATTGCCATCAAGCACGGGGGAACCATTGATAAGTTTGTGGGAGATGCAGTCATGGTTTTTTTCGGGGATCCCAAAACCAAAGGTATCCAGGAAGATGCTATGGCCTGCGTGTCAATGGCTATTGAGATGGTTGAAAAATTAAAGATACTTCAGACTCAATGGCAGAAATCAGGCATCCTGCATCCTTTTCAAGTCAGAATCGGCATTAATACAGGGTATTGCACAGTAGGTAATTTTGGAAGCAAAAGCAAGATGGATTACACCATAATCGGAGGCCAGGTCAATGCAGCAAAACGCCTGGAAGAAAGCGCCATGCAGGGACAGATTATTATTTCCCATGAAACATGGTCTTATGTCAAAGACAATATTTACTGCATTAAAAAATCACCTATCTCAGTCAAAGGTATTTCAAAACCTGTTCAAACCTACCAGGTTATCGGATATTACGATCAGCTTGAAAAAGGCAGCAGGGATATTGCCGTTGGAAATTTTATAGAACAAGCCAATGTGATTTTACCAGAGGTTCTGGTCAGGGATATTAATTTGGGCCGCCGCCTTGAAGACGGTTTTGATGCCATTGTAGTAGCTCAAAACGATTCGCCAATGGGACTGCTCATGAGTTATAATTTAAACCGTCTGTTAAACTCTCATTCCTGCCGTGCCCAGTTTTTTGAACAGCCGGTAAAAAAGGTAATGGATACATCGCCTTTGCTGATGGAAAGCTATGTTCCCATATCAGAGGTAGCTCAACAGGCAATGATGCGCAGCTCAAACAAGATATATGACCCTGTTATTGTTACTGAAAAAGGCAAGTTGATCGGAATTGCCCCTATTCACCTCCTGATTGCAAAATTATTAGAACATTAA
- a CDS encoding PstS family phosphate ABC transporter substrate-binding protein codes for MKKINVILIALVFFCVFLKPVMAEKIHVVGTGSGMYLLRDIAEQFNKNNLDIKIIVPESIGSGGGIKSVGADQFLIGRVARDIKEKEKHFNLTYQPFAKLPVVFFLHRGTGVTDLSPRQICDIYSGKITNWQEVGGINQKIRIIRREPGDSSLEVLTASFPGFKDIEITSKSKTTFSDQETIKLAEKTKGTIAFGTYGDAIKYDVDILSINSIKPFDAAYPYTGTIALIYKEKNNIGNIRKFTDFIKTPVVKDIVKKSGGLPF; via the coding sequence ATGAAAAAAATAAACGTAATCCTTATTGCTTTAGTCTTTTTTTGTGTATTTTTAAAACCTGTTATGGCAGAAAAAATACATGTTGTTGGTACAGGAAGCGGTATGTATCTGCTTAGAGATATAGCAGAACAGTTTAATAAAAATAATCTTGATATAAAGATAATTGTACCTGAAAGCATTGGCTCAGGCGGTGGTATAAAATCAGTTGGTGCAGATCAATTTTTAATTGGTCGTGTTGCCAGGGATATAAAGGAGAAAGAAAAGCATTTCAATTTGACCTATCAGCCTTTTGCAAAACTGCCGGTTGTTTTTTTTCTTCACAGGGGAACAGGTGTAACAGATTTAAGTCCCAGGCAGATATGTGATATTTACAGTGGAAAAATAACAAACTGGCAGGAAGTTGGCGGCATTAATCAAAAGATCAGAATTATCCGTCGTGAACCAGGGGATAGTTCTCTTGAGGTTTTAACAGCATCTTTTCCTGGTTTTAAAGATATTGAAATTACAAGTAAATCAAAAACAACCTTTTCAGATCAGGAAACAATCAAACTTGCAGAAAAGACAAAAGGCACCATAGCCTTTGGCACCTATGGTGATGCAATTAAATATGATGTTGATATATTAAGTATTAACAGCATAAAACCATTTGATGCTGCTTATCCATATACCGGAACTATTGCACTGATTTATAAAGAAAAAAATAATATTGGAAATATTAGAAAGTTCACAGATTTTATTAAAACTCCTGTGGTAAAAGATATAGTCAAAAAATCAGGAGGGCTGCCATTTTAA